Proteins from a single region of Vigna radiata var. radiata cultivar VC1973A unplaced genomic scaffold, Vradiata_ver6 scaffold_108, whole genome shotgun sequence:
- the LOC106754394 gene encoding uncharacterized protein LOC106754394: MCDSSDYAIGAVLGQRREKVFHAIYYANKVLNKAQLNYATTEKEFLAIVYALEKFRPYLIGSKIGADNLLRRCVTREEAEGILWHCHDSPYGGHFNGERTIVKILQSGFYWPTLFKDAHNQARNCDRCQRIRAISRRHEMPLQSILEVELAKVLKHYGVRHKVVAPYHPQTDAQVEVSNKEIKRIFEKIVASSRKNWSQKLNDGLWAYRMAMKTSMGLSPFQLVYGKTCHLPVEMEHKALWALKFLNFDPHETQNKRRRQILELEEMWLLAYDSSRIYKDKVKFYHDRKLIKRVFNPGQQVLLFNSRLKLFPGKLKSKWSGPFVVKNVHPHGPIELVDLDELRSEIDRRGVLGSDVDRAETPRSRGKHELEVENTAKDRR, translated from the exons ATGTGTGATTCCAGTGATTATGCTATAGGAGCTGTGCTTGGCCAGAGAAGGGAAAAGGTGTTTCACGCCATATATTATGCTAACAAAGTCTTGAATAAAGCTCAgttgaattatgccaccactGAGAAGGAGTTCCTAGCTATAGTCTATGCCTTGGAGAAGTTTAGACCTTATCTTATTGGGTCTAAG ATAGGAGCAGATAATCTTTTGAGGCGATGTGTAACCAGAGAAGAAGCAGAAGGAATTCTTTGGCATTGTCATGATTCACCTTATGGGGGTCACTTTAATGGAGAAAGAACAATTGTAAAGATTCTCCAATCAGGGTTTTATTGGCctactttgtttaaagatgctcataatcaggCCAGAAATTGTGACAGATGTCAAAGAATTAGGGCTATCTCAAGACGTCATGAGATGCCTTTACAAAGCATCTTAGAGGTTGAG CTTGCAAAGGTCCTCAAACATTATGGGGTAAGACATAAGGTGgttgcaccttatcatccacaaACAGATGCCCAAGTTGAAGTTTCTAACAAGGAGATAAAGAGGATTTTTGAGAAAATAGTTGCCTCATCAAGGAAGAACTGGTCACAGAAACTGAATGATGGTCTTTGGGCTTACAGGATGGCTATGAAGACATCCATGGGTTTGTCACCTTTTCAGTTGGTGTATGGGAAAACATGTCATCTGCCAGTGGAGATGGAGCATAAAGCTTTATGGGCTCTGAAATTTCTGaattttgatcctcatgaaaCTCAGAATAAACGCAGGAGGCAAATACTGGAGCTTGAAGAGATGTGGTTGCTTGCATATGACTCCTCTAGGATTTATAAAGACAAGGTAAAATTCTATCATGACAGGAAGTTGATAAAGAGGGTGTTCAATCCAGGGCAGCAAGTGTTATTGTTTAATTCAAGACTGAAGCTATTTCCTGGAAAGTTGAAGTCAAAATGGTCAGGGCCTTTCGTAGTGAAGAACGTGCATCCTCATGGACCAATTGAATTGGTGGATCTTGATGAGCTCCGTTCCGAAATAGATCGGCGAGGAGTCCTAGGATCTGACGTGGATCGAGCTGAAACACCGAGAAGTAGAGGAAAACACGAGTTGGAAGTCGAAAACACAGCGAAAGACAGAAGATGA